DNA sequence from the Entomomonas asaccharolytica genome:
TGAGCCAAGTATTAACCCAATCTGAGATAAGAGACTTAACCCTTTATAAACATAAGGGCAAGCAGATCGAAACGCTTTTAAAGATGGGAATTCCCTTTTATATCCATCCTGAAAAAGGCAAACCCATTGTTACTACCGTAGCAGCCAATCAATATAAACAAAGTAATGATCCTGAAGGAGAGCCAAATTGATACGGTTAAAACCTTTTGCTCAAAATGTTAGGTGGAAAAATGGCGCTTGGCGTTATAAAGTTCCAAAGTGGTTGACAGTAGAACAAAAACAAGAATTATTCGAAGGTAAACAAGAAATTACATTGGGAAAAAACTAGGCAGAAGCATTACTGGTTAATGCAAAAATAATTAATAAACTGTCAGAAAAAGAGAATCAACCTATAAATCAAGAACTTCCTATAATAATCGCTGATTTAATTCATAAATATTTAGCTGTATTCGTTCCTAACAAGGGAAAAACAACACGAGAAAACAACTTAGCCTCAATTGAGATAATCAAAAAAGTATTTGTCAACGTTAGAGTAAAAGGCTTTAAATCAGCATGGGTTTTTAGATACCGTGACGAAACACAGAAAAATATGCTTCTGATAGAAGAAAACCTGAATTAGC
Encoded proteins:
- a CDS encoding DUF4224 domain-containing protein, which encodes MSQVLTQSEIRDLTLYKHKGKQIETLLKMGIPFYIHPEKGKPIVTTVAANQYKQSNDPEGEPN